A portion of the Croceicoccus marinus genome contains these proteins:
- a CDS encoding CBS domain-containing protein: MKAQDVMTSNPACCNPSSTVQEAALLMVDNDCGQIPVVDDSGALVGVVTDRDIACRCVAKGYSSDQSVEEVMTSSPVTVSVNASVDECCAKMEDNQVRRLPVVDDEGKCCGIVAQADIARSAAEKETGDLVREVSEASSEPASAGCC, translated from the coding sequence ATGAAGGCCCAAGACGTAATGACATCGAACCCCGCATGCTGCAATCCATCGAGCACCGTGCAAGAGGCAGCTTTACTGATGGTCGATAATGATTGCGGCCAAATTCCCGTTGTCGACGATTCCGGCGCTTTGGTGGGTGTGGTGACTGACAGGGACATCGCCTGCCGGTGTGTTGCCAAAGGCTATTCCTCCGATCAAAGTGTGGAGGAAGTGATGACGTCGTCACCTGTCACTGTCAGCGTCAATGCGAGTGTCGATGAATGCTGCGCCAAGATGGAAGACAATCAGGTTCGCCGGCTTCCGGTGGTCGATGACGAGGGCAAATGTTGCGGTATCGTTGCGCAGGCCGACATCGCCAGAAGTGCAGCCGAGAAGGAAACCGGCGACCTCGTGCGCGAGGTATCGGAGGCCAGTTCGGAGCCAGCTTCGGCGGGATGCTGCTAG